The proteins below come from a single Euleptes europaea isolate rEulEur1 chromosome 5, rEulEur1.hap1, whole genome shotgun sequence genomic window:
- the ZMAT3 gene encoding zinc finger matrin-type protein 3, with protein MILLQHAGPPLPPPPPEKLPPPPMSVAARPAANLLLPPQKPLGLGPSLPLAQDEEIATAGEQDPVLDELCKPLCCRLCNVTLNSAQQAQAHYQGKNHSKKLRNYYAANSCPAPARMNSSLEPAAHPVASLPPQGASSKPGGRVILATENDYCKLCDASFSSPAVAQAHYQGKNHAKRLRLAEAQNNSFSDSSEGSKRRARKEGNEYKMMQSRRNVHAVQNNTGPYFNPRSRQRIPRDLAMCVTPSGQFYCSMCNAGASEEAEFRQHLESKQHKSKVSEQRYKNEMENLGYVQ; from the exons ATGATTCTCTTGCAGCACGCcggccctcctcttcctcctcctcctcctgagaaGTTGCCACCTCCTCCTATGTCAGTGGCCGCCAGGCCCGCAGCCAACTTGCTACTGCCCCCACAGAAGCCCCTTGGCCTGGGGCCGTCTTTGCCACTCGCCCAGGATGAAGAGATTGCGACGGCCGGGGAGCAGGACCCAGTCCTGGATGAACTGTGCAAACCTCTGTGCTGCAGACTTTGTAACGTCACCTTGAATTCGGCCCAGCAAGCCCAGGCTCATTACCAG GGTAAAAACCATAGCAAGAAACTTCGAAATTACTATGCTGCAAATAGCTGTCCGGCCCCTGCCAGAATGAATAGTTCACTTGAGCCAGCAGCACATCCAGTGGCTTCCCTTCCACCCCAG GGGGCCTCCTCCAAACCGGGCGGCCGGGTGATCCTGGCCACCGAAAACGACTACTGTAAACTGTGCGACGCTTCGTTCAGCTCCCCGGCCGTGGCCCAGGCTCACTACCAAGGGAAGAATCACGCTAAGAGGCTGCGCCTGGCCGAAGCTCAGAACAATTCATTCTC GGATTCGTCGGAAGGGAGCAAACGGAGGGCGAGGAAGGAAGGGAACGAGTATAAGATGATGCAGAGCCGAAGGAACGTGCACGCTGTCCAGAATAACACAG GACCTTATTTCAACCCGCGCTCCCGCCAGCGGATCCCCCGCGACCTCGCCATGTGCGTCACCCCAAGCGGCCAGTTCTACTGCTCCATGTGCAATGCCGGCGCCAGCGAGGAGGCGGAGTTCCGGCAGCACCTGGAGAGCAAGCAGCACAAGAGTAAAGTCTCCGAGCAGCGGTACAAGAACGAGATGGAGAACCTGGGCTATGTACAATGA